One part of the Acetoanaerobium sticklandii genome encodes these proteins:
- the nrdR gene encoding transcriptional regulator NrdR yields the protein MKCPYCDFDTSKVVDSRPIEEGNSIRRRRECENCKKRFTTYEKIEQVNVMIVKKDGAREFFDREKILKGIIRSCEKRPISIKQMENIVTDIEKEIVNMMQREISSEEIGNLVMDKLKDIDEVSYVRFASVYRQFKDVNSFLDELKNIIEEKSRK from the coding sequence ATGAAATGCCCTTATTGTGATTTTGATACATCAAAGGTTGTTGATTCACGACCTATTGAGGAAGGTAATTCCATAAGACGAAGAAGAGAATGTGAAAATTGTAAAAAAAGATTCACTACCTATGAGAAAATTGAGCAAGTAAATGTAATGATAGTTAAAAAAGATGGAGCAAGAGAGTTCTTTGATAGAGAAAAAATTTTAAAGGGAATAATTAGATCCTGTGAAAAAAGACCGATATCAATAAAGCAGATGGAAAATATAGTTACTGATATAGAAAAAGAAATAGTAAACATGATGCAAAGAGAAATTTCCAGTGAAGAAATTGGAAATCTTGTTATGGATAAGCTCAAAGATATAGATGAAGTTAGCTATGTTAGATTTGCTTCGGTATATAGACAGTTCAAGGATGTAAACAGCTTTTTGGATGAACTGAAAAATATAATAGAGGAAAAAAGCAGAAAATAG
- a CDS encoding DUF881 domain-containing protein: protein MSGNKTKINMLVFMTFLLGIILVLQIKSVSSTHGLVTLKSIQEIEEQIEVEKNEIINLNNLINQKEDEYKRYEDELDNSGSIVPVLQEQKFMMADISGNTDIKGRGIVVEIRDSNREIKDGENPNNIIVHDQDVLHIINDLKLSGAEAISVNGQRLLFMSEIRCSGPTITINGKTFGQPFVIAATGPLDEMKQAITAPDSYAYLLKSVYGIGIDFFTEESLTIPKYSKNINFKYLKEAQ from the coding sequence ATGTCAGGTAATAAAACAAAAATAAATATGTTGGTTTTTATGACTTTTCTGCTGGGGATTATTTTAGTGCTTCAAATAAAAAGTGTAAGTTCTACACATGGATTAGTCACTCTAAAATCAATCCAGGAAATAGAAGAGCAGATTGAAGTTGAAAAAAACGAAATTATAAATCTTAATAATTTAATTAATCAAAAAGAAGATGAATATAAACGATATGAAGATGAGCTTGACAATAGTGGCTCTATAGTTCCAGTACTTCAAGAACAAAAGTTTATGATGGCTGACATTTCTGGAAACACAGATATTAAGGGCAGAGGAATTGTAGTAGAAATCAGGGATAGTAATAGAGAAATAAAGGATGGAGAAAATCCAAATAACATAATCGTGCACGACCAAGACGTGCTTCATATCATAAATGATCTCAAGCTTTCAGGTGCTGAGGCGATATCAGTAAATGGACAAAGGCTTCTTTTTATGTCTGAGATAAGATGTAGTGGACCAACAATTACCATAAATGGAAAAACTTTTGGACAACCTTTTGTTATTGCAGCTACTGGTCCTCTAGATGAGATGAAGCAAGCTATTACCGCGCCAGATTCATATGCCTACTTACTAAAAAGTGTTTATGGCATAGGAATAGATTTTTTTACAGAAGAAAGCTTAACTATACCTAAGTATAGCAAGAATATTAATTTTAAATATCTAAAGGAGGCACAGTGA
- the murG gene encoding undecaprenyldiphospho-muramoylpentapeptide beta-N-acetylglucosaminyltransferase, translated as MKVIVSGGGTGGHIYPALSIANSFKVNNPDCEVTYIGTPNSLEESIVPSYGYKFIPIEVKGFQRKLSLENIKRSYKLISSISKVRKILKEEKPDIVIGTGGYVSGPVVMMAALMGIRTAIHEQNVFPGITNKLLGKKVNNVFLGFEEAKKFFDSKSNPVFVGNPVRNENFSMTKSEAREKLNLKQESFILLSVGGSGGSKSLNKAIRDMIPQFVTKDVVVIHATGKFHYDTFAEGFNIDDYKENIKIYPYIENMGTYMAAADVIVCSAGAITLAEVNYLGKPSIVIPKKYTAENHQEYNAKTIESAGAGFCVLEDELSAEVLREKLYSIMEDDKLRQAMEENSLSLSKENPAQLIYNILMKKSE; from the coding sequence ATGAAAGTAATAGTTTCAGGGGGAGGAACTGGAGGACATATATATCCAGCTCTATCCATAGCAAATTCTTTTAAGGTCAATAATCCAGACTGTGAAGTGACCTATATAGGAACGCCAAATAGTCTAGAAGAATCTATTGTGCCTAGCTATGGATACAAATTCATACCTATTGAAGTAAAGGGATTTCAGCGTAAGCTCTCTTTAGAAAATATAAAGCGTTCATATAAGCTTATAAGCTCTATTTCTAAGGTGAGAAAAATTTTAAAAGAAGAAAAACCAGATATTGTAATAGGTACAGGAGGTTATGTTTCTGGTCCTGTTGTTATGATGGCTGCGCTTATGGGTATAAGAACTGCTATACATGAGCAAAATGTTTTTCCAGGAATAACAAATAAGCTACTTGGGAAAAAAGTCAATAATGTGTTTTTAGGCTTTGAAGAGGCAAAGAAGTTTTTTGATTCTAAGAGCAACCCCGTGTTCGTTGGAAATCCAGTTAGAAATGAAAATTTTTCTATGACAAAATCTGAAGCTAGAGAAAAGCTTAACTTAAAACAAGAAAGCTTTATTCTACTAAGTGTTGGAGGAAGCGGAGGGTCTAAGAGTCTTAACAAAGCAATAAGAGATATGATTCCACAATTTGTTACTAAGGATGTAGTTGTGATACATGCTACGGGCAAGTTCCATTATGATACCTTTGCTGAAGGTTTCAATATTGACGATTACAAAGAAAATATAAAAATATATCCATATATAGAAAATATGGGTACTTATATGGCAGCAGCAGACGTTATTGTGTGTAGTGCTGGAGCTATAACGCTGGCTGAAGTCAATTATCTTGGGAAGCCTAGTATAGTAATTCCTAAAAAGTATACTGCGGAAAATCATCAAGAATACAATGCAAAAACAATTGAAAGCGCTGGAGCTGGATTTTGCGTATTAGAGGATGAGCTTTCTGCTGAGGTACTTAGGGAAAAACTATATAGTATTATGGAAGATGATAAGCTTAGACAAGCTATGGAAGAAAACAGCTTGAGCTTATCGAAGGAAAATCCTGCTCAGCTGATTTATAATATTTTGATGAAGAAAAGTGAATGA
- a CDS encoding small basic family protein, producing the protein MIWAIIGLALGVVVGYYVPFTYPDNYSLYVSVAILAAMDSVFGAIRSSMENTYDNLMFITGFFTNAILAGFLAYLGDRLGVPLYYAPIIVFGGRLFQNFASIRRLIFNKLYASKKRTMTKELE; encoded by the coding sequence ATGATTTGGGCCATTATTGGATTAGCACTAGGTGTTGTAGTTGGTTATTATGTGCCATTTACTTACCCTGATAACTATTCACTTTATGTTTCAGTAGCAATACTTGCTGCGATGGATTCGGTATTCGGGGCTATAAGGTCATCTATGGAAAACACCTATGATAATCTTATGTTCATTACAGGTTTTTTTACTAATGCAATACTAGCTGGATTTTTAGCATACCTTGGAGACAGGCTAGGGGTACCTTTGTATTATGCTCCTATTATTGTATTTGGAGGAAGGTTATTCCAAAATTTCGCATCTATAAGAAGACTTATTTTTAACAAACTTTATGCATCAAAAAAGAGAACAATGACAAAAGAACTAGAATAA
- a CDS encoding sensor histidine kinase produces MTMEAIMNVLVFLLAAATILMGKYTLSLRRYVKELGKAYDEVTKGNYMAQINSSFSGDLGKAGKSFNLMTKEIYGNIETLKDRNSKLKAILKSISNGIVAIDKEQNVLLMNKAAKNIFDYHETDYEGRPFEMIVKDQRLLLCILDLFHKRERAHTQLHLGTVDYKINVDPIRLDDNDKIVIGAIVNIEDITERIKLETIRSDFVANVTHELKTPLTSINGFVETLKSNAGINKAMRTKFLDIIEVESNRLQRLIDDILILSFIEGNKSHYSNEPVNFADTINECINLVSETIKDKNVTIDFSPIDNQIYLKSNPDLMKQLILNLIDNAIKYSKEEGFVRLTLLEDSKKVLFSVEDDGIGIPSEDIDRIFERFYRVDKARSKKVGGTGLGLAIVKHIVLNLNGNIKVHSELNKGSKFIIEFPKNDKDDSK; encoded by the coding sequence ATGACAATGGAAGCCATTATGAATGTTTTAGTTTTTCTGTTAGCAGCAGCGACTATTCTAATGGGCAAGTATACTCTTTCACTTAGAAGATATGTAAAAGAGCTAGGAAAAGCTTATGATGAAGTAACTAAGGGAAATTATATGGCCCAGATAAATTCATCATTTTCTGGAGATTTAGGTAAGGCTGGAAAAAGCTTTAACCTTATGACTAAAGAAATATATGGTAATATAGAAACACTCAAAGATAGAAACTCAAAGCTTAAAGCAATATTAAAAAGTATATCAAATGGTATAGTTGCAATAGATAAAGAACAAAATGTACTTCTTATGAATAAGGCAGCTAAAAATATCTTTGATTACCATGAAACTGATTACGAAGGAAGACCTTTCGAAATGATAGTAAAGGATCAGAGATTGCTTTTATGTATTTTGGATTTGTTTCATAAAAGAGAAAGAGCGCATACCCAGCTTCATCTTGGAACGGTTGATTATAAAATAAATGTAGATCCAATTAGACTTGATGACAATGATAAGATTGTAATAGGGGCTATAGTAAATATCGAAGACATAACAGAGAGAATAAAGCTTGAAACAATTAGAAGTGATTTTGTTGCAAATGTTACTCATGAGCTCAAAACTCCACTAACTTCAATAAATGGCTTTGTGGAAACCTTAAAATCAAACGCTGGAATCAATAAAGCTATGAGAACAAAATTCTTAGACATAATTGAGGTTGAATCCAATAGGCTTCAAAGATTAATTGATGATATATTAATATTGTCATTTATTGAAGGTAATAAAAGCCATTATTCAAATGAACCAGTAAATTTCGCTGATACAATAAATGAATGTATCAATTTAGTTTCAGAAACAATAAAAGACAAAAATGTAACAATAGATTTCAGCCCTATAGATAATCAGATATATTTAAAATCCAATCCAGATTTGATGAAGCAACTGATACTGAATCTTATAGACAATGCTATAAAGTATTCTAAAGAAGAAGGCTTTGTAAGGCTGACACTGCTTGAGGATTCGAAAAAGGTTCTTTTTTCAGTTGAAGATGATGGAATAGGTATACCAAGTGAAGATATTGATAGAATTTTTGAGAGATTCTATAGAGTTGATAAAGCGAGAAGCAAAAAAGTCGGAGGAACGGGTTTAGGGCTTGCAATTGTAAAGCATATAGTGTTAAACTTAAATGGTAATATAAAAGTTCATAGTGAGCTTAATAAGGGAAGTAAATTTATTATTGAATTTCCAAAAAACGATAAAGATGACTCCAAATAA
- a CDS encoding DUF512 domain-containing protein has translation MELKKMKFENKITKIEPDSIAEELEIEVGDILVAINAQKIEDIIEYQFLEADEYIELEIEKQSGEHIIYEIDKDIDEALGLEFENPIIDSVKTCRNKCIFCFIDQLPEGMRETLYFKDDDSRLSFLQGNFITMTNMGDKEIDKMIKYRISPVNVSVHTTNPTLRAKMLGNRFAGDVLDKMKRLKSADITMNAQIVLVPDVNDKEELDKTINDLASLYPQLNSVAIVPIGITKYRENLCKVEIFDKESANEVINQIDKIQNELLAKLGTRFAFLSDEFYVMANRNLPTKEAYEGYVQLENGVGLISKLEHEIYEELEKTPKYPINRHISIATGKSAFEFINSMAKLIMKEFEGLKIDVHMISNEFFGETITVAGLITASDIEKQLKDKDLGEELIIPRSMMKADEDIFLDNITLDELKQRLKIEIVISEVEGRDFIDKLVGRVQKN, from the coding sequence GTGGAACTAAAAAAAATGAAGTTTGAAAACAAAATAACTAAAATAGAGCCAGATTCTATTGCAGAGGAACTAGAAATAGAAGTAGGAGATATCCTAGTTGCAATAAATGCACAAAAAATTGAAGATATAATAGAATATCAGTTTCTTGAAGCTGATGAATATATTGAGCTTGAAATAGAAAAGCAATCTGGAGAACATATTATATATGAAATAGATAAGGATATAGATGAAGCCTTGGGCTTGGAATTTGAAAATCCAATTATAGATTCAGTTAAAACCTGTAGAAATAAATGTATTTTTTGCTTTATAGATCAGCTCCCAGAGGGTATGAGAGAAACACTATACTTTAAAGATGATGATTCTAGGCTTTCGTTTTTGCAGGGAAATTTTATAACCATGACAAATATGGGCGATAAAGAAATTGATAAAATGATAAAATATAGAATAAGCCCTGTAAATGTGTCGGTACACACAACAAATCCAACACTTAGAGCAAAGATGCTTGGCAATAGATTTGCAGGAGATGTACTAGATAAAATGAAACGACTTAAGTCTGCAGATATAACCATGAATGCTCAAATTGTACTTGTGCCAGATGTAAATGACAAAGAGGAGCTAGATAAAACCATAAATGATTTAGCTAGCCTATATCCTCAGCTTAACAGTGTTGCTATAGTTCCAATAGGAATAACAAAGTACAGAGAAAATTTATGCAAGGTTGAAATTTTTGACAAAGAATCAGCAAACGAAGTTATAAATCAGATTGATAAAATTCAAAATGAGCTATTGGCTAAATTAGGAACTAGGTTTGCTTTTCTATCTGATGAATTTTATGTGATGGCAAATAGAAATCTTCCAACAAAAGAAGCTTATGAAGGCTATGTGCAATTAGAAAATGGAGTTGGGCTTATATCGAAATTAGAACATGAAATTTATGAAGAACTTGAAAAAACACCTAAATATCCTATAAATAGGCATATTTCTATAGCGACAGGAAAAAGCGCTTTTGAGTTTATAAATAGTATGGCTAAGCTCATCATGAAAGAATTTGAAGGGCTAAAAATTGATGTGCATATGATTAGCAACGAGTTTTTTGGCGAAACCATAACAGTAGCTGGATTAATAACAGCTAGTGATATTGAAAAACAGTTAAAGGACAAGGACCTTGGGGAAGAACTAATTATACCAAGAAGTATGATGAAAGCTGATGAAGACATTTTTCTGGATAATATTACTTTAGATGAACTCAAGCAAAGGCTTAAAATTGAAATTGTCATATCAGAGGTTGAAGGAAGAGACTTTATAGATAAGCTTGTAGGAAGAGTACAAAAGAATTAG
- a CDS encoding cell division protein FtsQ/DivIB, with the protein MERINISKKNIVIGIFAFLILTVFGYLFLPYFYFENAIVLGETSLSKKEILELSKIDKDNNIYKISLKAAEGNIKSNPYIKDIKIKRKFPKTLIFSIKQRFESAVIPVTGGYAIIDEEGVVLKIQTDVASMQKPIISGIKPVKVQLGKKIPIENEEQFTAILSMISVSQNARLLESISDINLKNLENIYMTTANGITVLLGDGTGLNDKMLRLNKILVDLHTKGIHYGVIDMRYNSNPVYREG; encoded by the coding sequence ATGGAAAGAATCAATATAAGCAAAAAAAATATAGTTATAGGGATATTTGCATTCTTGATTTTGACTGTTTTTGGATATTTATTTCTACCTTATTTTTATTTTGAGAATGCAATTGTATTAGGGGAAACTAGCCTATCAAAAAAAGAAATATTAGAGCTCTCTAAAATAGATAAGGATAATAATATTTATAAAATTAGCTTGAAGGCAGCAGAAGGTAACATAAAAAGTAATCCTTATATAAAAGATATAAAAATTAAAAGAAAATTTCCAAAGACACTTATTTTTTCTATAAAGCAGAGATTTGAGTCAGCTGTTATACCTGTTACTGGAGGCTATGCAATAATAGATGAAGAAGGAGTTGTCCTTAAAATTCAAACAGATGTTGCATCTATGCAAAAACCAATAATCAGTGGAATAAAACCAGTTAAAGTTCAGCTAGGGAAGAAAATCCCAATAGAAAATGAAGAGCAATTTACAGCTATACTTAGTATGATTTCAGTTTCTCAAAATGCAAGATTACTTGAAAGCATATCCGACATAAACTTAAAGAATCTAGAAAATATATATATGACAACCGCAAATGGTATAACAGTGCTTCTAGGTGATGGAACTGGACTTAATGACAAGATGCTTAGATTAAATAAGATTTTGGTCGACTTGCACACTAAAGGAATCCACTATGGAGTAATTGATATGAGATATAATAGCAATCCTGTGTATAGGGAAGGATAG
- a CDS encoding response regulator transcription factor, which produces MNKKVLIVDDEENIVELLKFNMELKGYKVEYAYDGEEALKKAKDIKPGLILLDLMLPIMDGTKVCSKIREDEELKDTPIIMLTAKNMEKDKIYGLELGADDYITKPFSIKELMARVKAVTRRYAAPSQPIMDTSLEISELYIDMENYEVFKRNEKIDLTLKEFELLKLLALNRGKVLTRNYLLDKIWGYEYFGETRTVDVHIRHLRKKIEDNDKKPQYIETIRGVGYKIK; this is translated from the coding sequence ATGAATAAAAAAGTATTAATTGTAGATGATGAAGAAAATATAGTTGAGCTTTTGAAGTTTAATATGGAGCTTAAAGGATACAAAGTTGAATATGCCTACGATGGAGAAGAAGCTTTAAAAAAGGCGAAGGATATAAAACCAGGATTAATTTTACTCGATTTGATGCTACCTATTATGGATGGAACTAAGGTTTGCAGTAAAATAAGAGAAGATGAAGAATTAAAAGATACACCAATAATTATGCTTACGGCTAAGAACATGGAAAAAGACAAAATTTATGGTCTTGAACTAGGTGCTGATGATTATATCACTAAGCCATTTTCTATAAAGGAATTGATGGCTAGAGTAAAAGCTGTCACTAGAAGATATGCAGCTCCGAGCCAACCTATTATGGACACAAGTTTAGAAATAAGTGAGCTTTATATTGACATGGAAAATTATGAGGTTTTTAAAAGAAATGAGAAAATTGATTTAACCCTAAAGGAGTTTGAATTATTAAAACTTCTTGCTTTAAATAGAGGAAAGGTTTTAACTAGAAATTATCTTCTGGATAAAATATGGGGATATGAATATTTTGGAGAAACTAGAACTGTAGATGTCCACATAAGGCATTTGAGAAAAAAAATTGAGGATAACGATAAAAAACCTCAGTATATAGAAACTATAAGAGGAGTGGGGTATAAGATAAAATGA
- the ftsZ gene encoding cell division protein FtsZ — protein MLQFDISTNDSKEKIRIVGVGGGGGNAVNRMIHAGIVGVEYIAVNTDSQALNKSEAESKLQIGEKLTRGLGAGANPEIGEKAAEESVEDIKNTLDGTDMIFITAGMGGGTGTGAAPVVARIAKELGILTVGIVTKPFFFEGPQKMKKAEKGIDELKKSVDTLIVIPNDRILEICSKDTKMEDAFEMANEVLKQGVKGITDIIKVPGLINVDFADVRTTMLDRGIAHMGTGKAKGENRALEAAKAAIHSPLLETTVKGAKAVLLNVTASKDTFTIHEFNEASKFITEAVNRDDSEIIVGTAYSDDAGDEISITVIATGFDGHPGGLESKTFNLLDEAEVVEEEILAEEEEPKEEVESLELPPWLVRTNKK, from the coding sequence ATGCTACAATTTGATATTAGTACCAATGACAGCAAAGAAAAAATAAGAATAGTAGGTGTTGGCGGCGGTGGGGGTAACGCTGTTAACAGAATGATTCATGCAGGAATAGTAGGGGTTGAATATATAGCTGTTAACACAGACTCTCAGGCTCTTAACAAATCAGAAGCGGAATCAAAACTTCAAATTGGAGAAAAGCTGACTAGAGGGTTAGGTGCTGGAGCCAATCCAGAAATTGGAGAAAAAGCAGCTGAAGAGAGTGTAGAGGATATAAAAAATACTCTAGATGGAACAGATATGATTTTTATTACTGCAGGTATGGGAGGCGGAACAGGAACTGGAGCAGCACCTGTTGTAGCTAGAATAGCAAAAGAATTAGGCATACTTACAGTAGGAATAGTTACTAAGCCATTCTTTTTTGAAGGACCTCAAAAAATGAAAAAAGCAGAAAAAGGAATTGATGAGCTTAAGAAGAGCGTTGATACTTTAATTGTTATACCAAACGACAGAATATTGGAAATCTGTTCTAAAGATACAAAAATGGAAGATGCTTTTGAAATGGCAAATGAAGTACTTAAGCAAGGCGTTAAAGGTATTACAGACATAATTAAAGTACCTGGACTTATCAACGTAGACTTTGCCGATGTTAGAACTACGATGCTTGACAGAGGAATTGCCCATATGGGTACTGGAAAAGCAAAGGGAGAAAACAGAGCTCTTGAAGCTGCAAAAGCTGCTATTCATAGTCCATTACTTGAGACTACTGTTAAGGGCGCAAAAGCTGTGTTATTAAATGTTACTGCATCTAAGGATACCTTTACAATACATGAGTTTAATGAAGCTTCTAAGTTTATTACTGAAGCAGTAAATAGAGATGATTCTGAAATAATAGTTGGAACAGCGTATAGTGATGATGCAGGAGACGAAATAAGCATCACTGTTATAGCAACAGGATTTGATGGACATCCAGGAGGGCTGGAATCAAAGACTTTTAATCTGCTTGATGAGGCTGAAGTGGTTGAAGAGGAAATATTAGCAGAAGAGGAAGAACCAAAGGAAGAAGTAGAAAGTCTTGAACTTCCGCCATGGTTAGTTAGAACCAACAAGAAATAA
- the ftsW gene encoding putative lipid II flippase FtsW, whose translation MEKNIRKSSGNFDAWIFSLTGILVLFGTIMVFSASYVQSGVKHNDPLFFLKKNIVFSIIGFAGMLFVSKINYKVYKKYALPLMGVNILLLLMTRFSPLGIELNYAKRWLDIGFSTLMTSEVTKFACIIMTATIISNRKNQINNLGTIIQPFIYVGLSVLLIIIQPDLSTSVTILFVTFGMLFIAGMHYIYVVGIAGMGIFGIVLLILFEPYRLKRFTTFLDPFKDPLGNGYQVIQSLYALGSGGIFGLGLGKSRQKFFYLPEPQNDFIFAIIGEELGYIGGIFVLILFAFLILRCLQLVVKAPDMFSSMLVAGITLQIGIQVLINIGVATSSIPNTGLPLPFISYGGTSLVIFMCAMGIILNVSRYSK comes from the coding sequence ATGGAAAAAAACATAAGAAAATCTTCAGGAAATTTTGATGCTTGGATATTTTCTCTTACAGGTATTTTAGTTTTATTCGGTACCATAATGGTTTTTAGTGCGAGCTATGTTCAATCAGGGGTCAAACATAATGACCCTTTATTTTTCCTTAAAAAAAATATTGTATTTTCGATAATAGGCTTTGCAGGCATGCTTTTCGTATCAAAAATTAATTATAAAGTTTATAAAAAATATGCCCTTCCCCTTATGGGCGTAAATATTTTATTATTGCTTATGACTAGATTTTCTCCACTAGGCATAGAATTAAATTATGCTAAGAGATGGCTTGATATTGGTTTTTCTACTTTGATGACATCAGAGGTTACTAAGTTTGCTTGTATTATAATGACAGCTACAATCATAAGCAATAGAAAAAACCAAATAAACAACCTTGGCACTATAATTCAGCCATTTATTTATGTAGGGCTATCGGTCCTGTTAATAATAATTCAGCCGGATTTATCAACTAGTGTTACTATTTTGTTTGTTACCTTTGGAATGCTTTTTATTGCTGGTATGCATTATATCTACGTAGTTGGAATAGCTGGAATGGGAATATTTGGAATCGTACTTCTGATTTTATTTGAACCCTATAGATTGAAGAGATTTACTACATTTCTAGATCCATTTAAAGATCCTCTTGGAAATGGTTATCAAGTAATACAATCTCTTTATGCTCTTGGTTCAGGAGGGATTTTCGGATTAGGGCTAGGCAAAAGCAGACAAAAGTTCTTTTATCTTCCAGAACCCCAAAATGATTTTATTTTTGCAATTATAGGAGAAGAGCTAGGCTACATAGGAGGTATTTTTGTACTTATATTATTTGCATTTCTAATTCTAAGATGTCTTCAGCTTGTTGTGAAAGCTCCTGATATGTTTTCTTCTATGCTAGTTGCTGGGATAACTCTTCAGATAGGAATTCAGGTGCTTATTAATATTGGAGTTGCTACCTCTTCTATACCAAATACAGGATTGCCACTGCCATTTATAAGCTATGGAGGAACATCACTGGTGATTTTTATGTGTGCTATGGGCATAATACTAAATGTGTCTAGATACTCAAAATGA
- a CDS encoding DUF881 domain-containing protein yields the protein MKKEKLIFLIFSFIIGITIALQLKSIDDLTGGVASSQKSRQLQSELKSLRDKKIGLEQELQALELKAKELKDSELQEDYMEQELRKEIDKFELMLGQKEAIGPGIVIKFQSSDQDSQQTALLTYNYELLLSVINKLNASGAEGIAINEERYVNTTFFQLVGDKLYVNGNPIFEPYEIRAVGNPDTMESALNLRYGVLWEIRKHYNINASIEKKPELKLPRFTKNVEFKYSMPVEN from the coding sequence ATGAAAAAGGAAAAGTTAATTTTTCTTATTTTTAGCTTTATAATTGGTATTACAATTGCCCTACAGCTTAAGAGTATAGATGACTTGACAGGTGGGGTAGCTTCGTCTCAAAAGTCCAGACAGCTTCAATCGGAGCTTAAATCTCTTAGAGACAAGAAAATAGGTCTAGAACAAGAGCTACAGGCATTAGAATTGAAAGCCAAGGAGCTAAAGGATTCTGAACTTCAAGAAGATTATATGGAGCAGGAGCTAAGAAAGGAAATTGATAAATTTGAGCTCATGCTAGGTCAAAAGGAAGCTATTGGACCTGGAATCGTAATTAAATTTCAATCGTCAGATCAAGACTCTCAGCAAACAGCTCTACTTACATATAATTATGAGCTTTTACTTTCAGTTATCAATAAGCTAAATGCTTCAGGAGCAGAAGGTATTGCTATAAATGAAGAACGGTATGTAAATACTACTTTCTTTCAACTAGTTGGAGATAAGCTTTATGTCAATGGGAATCCTATTTTTGAGCCTTATGAAATAAGGGCAGTAGGGAATCCAGATACTATGGAATCGGCATTAAACTTAAGATATGGAGTTTTATGGGAAATTCGAAAACACTATAACATAAATGCTAGTATAGAAAAAAAACCAGAACTGAAATTGCCAAGGTTCACGAAAAATGTTGAATTTAAATACTCTATGCCAGTAGAAAATTAA